In the genome of Montipora foliosa isolate CH-2021 chromosome 3, ASM3666993v2, whole genome shotgun sequence, one region contains:
- the LOC137995553 gene encoding uncharacterized protein, which translates to MSSTAEYRTIANLFGVSTSFVCICIRDVCKAITKKLKNDFLKVPEGEDLREVMRLYKEKWGFPSCAGAIDGTHIPIQAPLENRTDYIHRKSYHSIMVQALVDSKYLFRDVVIGWPGSVHDARVLSNSELYNRGCNGQPCDPSIKESILGVDMGPLILGDPAYPLLDWLIKAYPENQNPPNWQRNFNYRLSRARMTVEDTLGRWKGRFRRVLKRIDMAVRSVCYLVAASCILHNICELRKDDFLEAWLEDVHNAVEQPDNIPLANQRERDASNIRDALAVFFTTPEGRTLGSGSD; encoded by the coding sequence ATGAGTTCCACTGCGGAATACAGAACAATAGCTAACTTATTCGGTGTCTCCACGTCCTTCGTTTGTATTTGTATAAGAGATGTTTGTAAAGCTAtaacaaaaaagttgaaaaacgaTTTCCTAAAAGTACCTGAAGGGGAAGACTTGAGGGAAGTCATGAGGCTGTACAAAGAGAAATGGGGATTTCCATCATGTGCAGGTGCTATCGATGGTACCCATATTCCCATACAAGCGCCCCTGGAAAACCGTACAGATTACATACACAGGAAATCTTATCACAGTATAATGGTGCAGGCACTGGTGGATTCAAAGTATTTATTTCGAGATGTCGTCATTGGTTGGCCAGGCAGTGTCCACGATGCCCGAGTGCTGTCCAACTCAGAGCTTTATAATCGTGGATGCAATGGGCAACCTTGTGATCCCAGCATCAAAGAATCAATACTCGGTGTTGATATGGGGCCTTTGATTCTTGGGGACCCAGCCTACCCTCTCTTGGACTGGCTAATAAAAGCTTATCCAGAAAACCAAAACCCACCCAACTGGCAACGGAATTTCAATTACCGGCTCAGCAGAGCACGTATGACTGTGGAAGACACCTTAGGTAGATGGAAGGGACGTTTCCGACGTGTTCTTAAGCGTATAGATATGGCTGTTAGGTCTGTATGCTACTTGGTGGCTGCTTCATGCATACTTCATAACATCTGTGAATTAAGGAAGGATGACTTTTTAGAAGCATGGCTTGAGGATGTGCATAATGCTGTTGAACAGCCTGACAACATCCCATTGGCAAATCAGAGGGAAAGAGATGCCTCCAACATTCGAGATGCTCTTGCAGTATTTTTCACAACACCTGAGGGCCGGACACTTGGTAGTGGCAGTGATTAA
- the LOC137995551 gene encoding uncharacterized protein: MGVTKITVNTQVESSKCEWGAAVIPSLYDFSISMITLDCHNRFNVDIPFCKRHEVTQHGIVWEQYEAEKERDIMGFYHCRMSCGLVFSTKSTRNKHESTAHSGTTVQTEQDQQDGSGKEAAKEDFLFNYHQAKLTFGLILFEFDDAIKEGDSDRLHDFYRFGLLLFKAYGKTKYAYVILLYLAKIKAILSESDAHDLKWNRTFNKHGLPGMNIPLDLPTEQYNRDVKGMWDALGANINEDSAARVANTVEPMENIYDSIRIDFTFINI; encoded by the exons ATGGGTGTGACAAAAATTACAGTCAACACTCAAGTAGAGTCAAGTAAGTGCGAATGGGGAGCAGCTGTTATTCCAAGCTTATATGACTTTTCAATTTCTATGATAACTCTGGACTGTCATAACAG ATTCAATGTTGATATTCCTTTTTGTAAAAGGCATGAAGTTACACAGCATGGCATTGTTTGGGAACAGTATGAGGCTGAGAAAGAGAGGGATATTATGGGATTTTACCACTGTAGAATGTCATGTGGCCTGGTGTTCTCAACAAAATCCACCAGAAACAa ACATGAAAGCACAGCACATTCAGGCACCACTGTTCAGACAGAGCAAGATCAGCAAGATGGGTCGGGGAAAGAGGCAGCAAAGGAAGACTTCCTATTTAACTATCATCAGGCAAAGCTTACCTTTGGACTTATCTTATTTGAGTTTGATGATGCCATTAAAGAAGGGGATAGTGATAGGCTCCATGACTTTTACAGGTTTGGCTTGCTTTTGTTCAAAGCATATGGCAAGACCAAATATGCTTACGTAATCTTGCTTTACTTGGCCAAAATTAAGGCGATATTGTCAGAATCAGATGCACATGATCTTAAATGGAACAGAACATTTAACAAACATGGCTTGCCAGGAATGAACATTCCACTGGACTTGCCAACTGAGCAGTACAATCGTGATGTAAAAGGCATGTGGGATGCACTTGGTGCCAATATCAATGAAGATTCAGCAGCAAGAGTAGCTAACACTGTAGAGCCAATGGAAAACATTTATGATTCAATAAGGATTGACTTCACTTTTATCAATATTTAA
- the LOC137996383 gene encoding uncharacterized protein yields the protein MAQLLMINHEKYVPSFKTTDGKAVLKSVPFHGDQLFEERARNTQWVYQDGDNEYDRLVGLETEFADWHAKFNLYMIENELFVDNSSASMNRMFKTNAAKGVNNHYNEYKEFHAREVEAHVCASFMEMSGMTTFDDNPHYDVPTKQDLSRESRRKWLLEL from the exons ATGGCACAACTTCTTATGATAAATCATGAAAAGTATGTGCCATCGTTCAAAACCACCGATGGAAAAGCAGTCCTCAAGTCAGTGCCATTTCATGGAGACCAGCTATTTGAGGAAAGGGCAAGAAACACACAATGGGTATACCAAGATGGTGACAATGAATACGATAGACTTGTGGGCCTGGAAACAGAATTTGCAGACTGGCATGCAAAGTTCAATTTGTATAT GATTGAAAATGAGCTCTTTGTTGACAACTCCTCAGCTAGCATGAACAGAATGTTTAAGACCAATGCTGCGAAGGGCGTGAACAACCATTATAATGAATATAAGGAGTTTCATGCACGTGAAGTAGAGGCTCATGTCTGCGCTTCATTTATGGAAATGTCAGGAATGACAACATTTGATG ATAATCCACATTATGATGTACCAACCAAACAGGACTTGAGCAGAGAAAGTCGTAGGAAATGGCTACTTGAACTCTGA